Proteins from one Blattabacterium cuenoti genomic window:
- a CDS encoding cell division protein FtsQ/DivIB, with product MKKFNIIIDPLSKNHFINEEIIKNILFSRIENIEKKIGQLCILRMEKKLNNYPFIKKSEVFLSVDGTLNIKIWQKEPILRIKDGNKEYYLTKDAENLELSPFYSSKVILAKGPFSKKEKKDLIKFVNFINYDELLKNQIISIKKNDHNLFILIPKIGNHYIILGNIKNFKNKLNKLKAFYKQYLNKIDINRYKSIDLQYKDQVVAKKR from the coding sequence TTGAAAAAATTTAATATCATCATTGATCCATTATCTAAAAATCATTTTATAAATGAAGAAATTATTAAAAATATTCTATTTTCTAGAATAGAAAATATTGAAAAAAAAATCGGTCAATTATGTATATTGAGAATGGAAAAAAAATTAAATAATTATCCTTTTATAAAAAAATCGGAAGTGTTTCTTAGTGTAGATGGAACCCTAAATATTAAAATTTGGCAAAAAGAACCTATTTTAAGAATAAAAGATGGTAATAAAGAATATTATCTAACAAAAGATGCAGAAAATTTAGAACTTTCTCCTTTTTATTCGTCAAAAGTTATTTTAGCAAAAGGACCTTTTTCAAAAAAAGAAAAAAAAGATTTAATTAAATTTGTCAATTTTATAAATTATGATGAATTACTAAAAAATCAAATTATTAGCATAAAAAAAAATGATCATAACTTATTTATTTTGATACCGAAAATAGGTAATCATTATATTATATTAGGAAATATAAAGAATTTTAAAAATAAATTGAATAAATTAAAAGCATTTTATAAACAGTACCTAAATAAAATAGATATTAATCGATATAAAAGTATTGATTTGCAATATAAAGACCAAGTAGTAGCAAAAAAAAGATAA
- the ftsA gene encoding cell division protein FtsA: MEYQDIAIGLDVGTTKIVAMVGRRNEYNKIEILGIGRSKSIGVHRGVVNNITQTIEAIREAVSEAEHSSGLKIKEVIVGIAGQHIRSLQHNDYITRLDFENVINQKDIQKLIDQVHKLVMLPGEEIIHVLPQEYKVDSQAEIGEPIGMYGSRLEANFHVVVGQISSIRNIGRCVKAAGLNLSGMTLEPLASAEAVLSTEEREAGVALVDIGGGTTDIAIFKDNIIRHTAVIPFGGNVITENIKTDCLIIERQAELLKIKFGSAWPGENKETEIVCIPGLRGRDPKEISLKDLSHIIHKRVCEILEQVNIEIQNYGNEEQKKRLIAGLVMTGGGSQLKHIRPLSEYITGMDVRIGYSNEYIAGEKNGIISNPEYATSIGLVIKGLDDKKKYLCTPDMVHKYDNNHTSEVISTKFYNKKQKLNYEDNSDHSKKKNKTKSKSFLEIWADKFRQILNDTE, encoded by the coding sequence ATGGAATATCAAGATATAGCTATAGGTCTTGATGTGGGCACCACAAAGATTGTAGCTATGGTAGGAAGGAGAAATGAATATAATAAAATTGAGATCTTAGGTATAGGTAGATCTAAAAGTATAGGGGTGCATAGAGGAGTTGTTAACAATATAACTCAAACAATTGAAGCTATTCGTGAAGCAGTATCTGAAGCAGAACATAGTTCTGGTTTAAAAATAAAAGAAGTTATTGTTGGTATAGCAGGTCAACATATTCGAAGTCTACAACATAATGATTATATTACTAGATTAGATTTTGAAAATGTAATCAATCAAAAAGATATACAAAAATTAATAGATCAAGTTCATAAATTGGTAATGCTTCCAGGAGAAGAAATCATTCATGTTCTTCCACAAGAATATAAAGTTGATAGTCAAGCAGAAATCGGAGAACCAATAGGAATGTATGGAAGTCGTTTAGAAGCAAATTTTCATGTAGTAGTAGGACAAATTTCTTCTATTCGTAATATTGGAAGATGTGTTAAAGCAGCAGGATTGAATTTATCTGGAATGACTTTAGAACCTTTAGCTTCTGCAGAAGCTGTATTAAGCACTGAAGAAAGAGAAGCTGGTGTTGCTTTAGTAGATATAGGAGGAGGGACTACTGATATTGCTATATTTAAAGATAATATTATTCGACATACTGCTGTTATTCCTTTTGGAGGTAATGTTATTACTGAAAATATTAAAACAGATTGTTTGATTATAGAAAGACAAGCTGAATTACTAAAAATAAAATTTGGATCTGCATGGCCTGGAGAAAATAAAGAAACAGAAATTGTTTGTATTCCTGGATTAAGAGGACGTGATCCTAAAGAAATTTCTTTAAAAGATCTTTCTCATATTATACATAAAAGAGTATGTGAAATTTTAGAACAAGTCAATATAGAAATTCAAAATTATGGAAATGAAGAACAAAAAAAAAGACTAATAGCAGGATTAGTTATGACAGGAGGAGGTTCTCAATTAAAACATATTCGTCCTCTATCAGAATATATTACTGGTATGGATGTACGTATAGGTTATTCTAATGAATATATTGCAGGAGAAAAAAATGGTATTATAAGTAATCCAGAATATGCAACGTCTATAGGTTTAGTTATTAAAGGCCTTGATGATAAAAAAAAATATCTTTGTACACCAGATATGGTACATAAATATGATAATAATCATACTTCCGAAGTTATTTCTACAAAATTTTATAATAAAAAACAGAAATTAAATTATGAAGATAATTCGGATCATTCAAAGAAAAAAAATAAAACAAAATCAAAATCTTTTCTTGAAATTTGGGCAGATAAATTCCGTCAAATATTGAATGATACAGAATAA
- the ftsZ gene encoding cell division protein FtsZ, which translates to MKKEDFIQQKKNNVQFGFSKNRSAAIKVIGVGGGGSNALSHMFEQGITDVDFIACNTDAQALKNNPVPVKIQLGASITEGLGAGADPEVGEKAALESLEEIKSVLDSNTKMTFITAGMGGGTGTGAAPIIAGISKEKGILTVGIVTIPFHFEGKMRLKQAQKGIESLRKNVDSLIVINNDKLRELYGNLGFKAGFAKADEVLTTAAKGIAEVITHHYKQNIDLRDTRTVLKESGTAVMGSSISVGENRAKEAVVQALDSPLLNDNKITGAKNVLLLIVSGKIEITIDEIGIISDYIQKEAGNNANIIMGIGEDDSLEESISVTIVATGFPTEIQRAINHEEKKIFHRLEEPYEQRLKKIEEVDSYSQKINFYTRKKDYSNHLEKYSSNKKKENFSLNQKKSVFDKSINSNFIEKKQNKKYMMLEDSFDLPISYNENEKILKNSIRKEKK; encoded by the coding sequence ATGAAAAAAGAAGATTTTATACAACAAAAAAAAAATAACGTTCAATTTGGATTTTCAAAAAATCGTTCAGCTGCAATAAAAGTAATTGGAGTAGGAGGTGGAGGTAGCAATGCTTTAAGTCATATGTTTGAACAAGGAATTACTGATGTAGATTTTATAGCATGTAATACGGATGCACAAGCTTTAAAAAATAACCCAGTACCTGTAAAAATTCAATTAGGAGCTTCTATTACGGAAGGTTTAGGTGCAGGAGCAGATCCAGAAGTAGGAGAAAAAGCTGCTTTAGAAAGTTTAGAAGAGATAAAAAGTGTTCTAGATTCTAATACTAAGATGACATTTATTACAGCAGGAATGGGGGGTGGAACGGGAACAGGTGCTGCCCCAATTATTGCAGGAATTTCTAAAGAAAAAGGAATTTTAACTGTAGGTATTGTTACAATTCCATTTCATTTTGAAGGAAAAATGAGATTGAAACAAGCTCAAAAAGGTATCGAATCATTAAGAAAAAATGTAGATTCTTTAATTGTTATTAACAATGATAAACTGAGAGAGTTATACGGTAATCTAGGATTTAAAGCTGGATTTGCAAAAGCAGATGAAGTTTTAACTACAGCAGCTAAAGGTATTGCAGAAGTAATCACTCATCATTATAAACAAAATATAGATTTAAGAGATACTAGAACTGTTCTTAAAGAAAGTGGAACAGCTGTTATGGGGTCTTCTATTTCTGTTGGTGAGAATAGAGCAAAAGAAGCGGTAGTACAAGCTTTGGATTCTCCATTATTAAATGATAATAAAATTACGGGAGCAAAAAATGTTCTTTTACTTATTGTTTCAGGAAAAATAGAAATTACTATAGATGAAATTGGAATAATTAGTGATTATATACAAAAAGAAGCAGGTAATAATGCTAATATTATTATGGGGATAGGAGAGGACGATAGTTTAGAAGAAAGTATATCCGTAACTATAGTAGCTACAGGCTTTCCTACTGAAATTCAGAGAGCTATTAATCATGAAGAGAAAAAAATTTTTCATAGGTTAGAAGAACCATATGAGCAAAGATTAAAAAAAATAGAAGAAGTAGATTCTTATTCTCAAAAAATAAATTTTTATACAAGAAAAAAAGACTATTCCAATCATTTAGAAAAATATTCTTCTAATAAGAAAAAAGAAAATTTTTCATTAAATCAAAAAAAAAGTGTTTTTGATAAATCTATTAATTCAAATTTTATAGAAAAAAAACAAAATAAAAAATATATGATGCTAGAAGATAGTTTTGATCTTCCTATTTCATATAATGAAAATGAAAAAATTTTAAAAAATAGTATTCGTAAAGAAAAAAAATAA
- the hisS gene encoding histidine--tRNA ligase translates to MKSLNIPKGTRDFSFIEMSKRNYLIKIIREKFELFGYHPIETPSFEKISTLIGKYGEEGDYLMFKLLHSGNVLKKIISDIFRKINNKEKTIDIKKFLIEHIANKALRYDLTVPFVRYVGMHKNEIVFPFKRYQIQPVWRADNPQKGRFREFYQCDVDIISSYYRSLWEEIELIQLCDEIFTKLNFPIIIYMNHRDILGGLVEISGIKNNLWKDFITSLDKWNKIGKNLVKKEMLCKGISSQSFDKIAFFFDMKENFIKKEKYLTIAFKYSKIGKNGIKDLSFIYKNINSISLKNTKLEWNISLARGMNYYTGTILEIVPFHNNNTNYSNYISIGGGGRYDKLSHLFGMKNLYGVGISLGLDRIYLAMEKKNLLQTIYSYPSKVLFINFGDEEVLYAYTMINFLRQKGISTQLYPHAVKIGKQFKYANDNNIPFTISIGKNEIKRRKIKVKNIKERTEKEYDNINDVVNQLNIDL, encoded by the coding sequence ATGAAGTCACTTAATATTCCTAAAGGAACTAGGGATTTTTCATTTATTGAGATGAGTAAACGAAATTATTTAATTAAAATTATTCGAGAAAAATTTGAACTTTTTGGTTACCATCCAATAGAAACCCCTTCTTTTGAAAAAATTTCTACTCTTATTGGTAAATATGGAGAAGAAGGAGATTATTTAATGTTTAAATTACTTCATTCAGGTAATGTTTTAAAAAAAATAATTTCAGATATTTTTAGAAAAATAAATAATAAGGAAAAAACGATTGATATCAAAAAATTTTTAATTGAACATATAGCTAATAAAGCTCTTCGATATGATTTAACGGTTCCTTTTGTACGTTATGTAGGAATGCATAAAAATGAAATAGTTTTTCCTTTTAAAAGATATCAAATACAACCTGTATGGCGTGCGGATAACCCTCAAAAAGGAAGATTTAGAGAATTTTATCAATGTGATGTAGATATAATATCATCATATTATAGGTCTTTATGGGAAGAAATAGAATTAATTCAACTTTGTGACGAAATTTTTACAAAACTTAATTTTCCTATTATTATATATATGAATCATAGAGATATATTAGGAGGATTAGTGGAAATTTCTGGTATAAAAAATAATTTATGGAAAGATTTTATTACATCATTAGATAAATGGAATAAAATTGGAAAAAATTTAGTAAAAAAAGAAATGTTGTGTAAAGGTATTTCATCTCAATCATTTGATAAAATTGCATTTTTTTTCGATATGAAAGAAAATTTTATAAAAAAAGAAAAATATTTAACTATCGCTTTTAAATATTCTAAAATAGGAAAAAATGGAATAAAAGATCTTAGTTTTATTTATAAAAATATAAATAGTATTTCTTTAAAAAATACAAAATTAGAATGGAATATTTCTTTAGCTAGAGGAATGAATTATTATACAGGAACAATATTAGAAATTGTCCCATTTCATAATAATAATACTAATTATTCAAATTATATTTCTATTGGTGGAGGAGGACGATATGATAAATTATCTCATTTATTTGGAATGAAAAATCTTTATGGAGTAGGAATTTCTTTAGGTTTAGATAGAATTTATTTAGCTATGGAAAAAAAAAATTTATTACAAACTATTTATAGTTATCCTTCAAAAGTTTTATTTATTAATTTTGGAGATGAAGAAGTTTTGTATGCATATACAATGATAAATTTTTTGAGACAAAAAGGAATTTCTACTCAATTATATCCTCATGCGGTTAAAATAGGAAAACAATTTAAATACGCTAATGATAATAATATTCCATTTACTATTAGTATAGGAAAAAATGAAATTAAAAGAAGGAAAATAAAAGTAAAAAATATTAAAGAAAGAACAGAAAAAGAATATGATAATATAAATGATGTTGTTAATCAATTAAATATTGATTTATAA
- the pnuC gene encoding nicotinamide riboside transporter PnuC produces MNLINDCINIILSPYYNNNIFSIILEFTAVSLTVFSVIFIQKNNIWGYPIGIVSTIIYSYLTFVTSLYGDFIINMYYTMMSFYGLYVWIQKKNKKNKVKYITFCNQKDYFYTSILFLMTCIFSIMVYYFYGKLQSHFDWMDVLTTGIYFSGMYQMSMKKVENWIFWMIGNVISVPIYFLKGFILTSILFIILFLLAIGGFFIWKKKAINLL; encoded by the coding sequence ATGAATCTAATAAATGATTGTATCAATATTATTTTATCACCTTATTATAATAATAATATTTTTTCTATTATTTTAGAATTTACTGCTGTATCATTGACAGTATTTAGTGTTATTTTTATTCAAAAAAATAATATATGGGGATATCCTATAGGAATAGTAAGTACTATAATATATAGTTATTTAACTTTTGTTACTTCTCTTTATGGTGATTTTATTATTAATATGTATTATACAATGATGAGTTTTTATGGATTATATGTATGGATCCAAAAAAAAAATAAAAAAAATAAAGTAAAGTATATTACCTTTTGTAATCAAAAAGATTATTTTTACACATCTATTTTATTTTTAATGACATGCATTTTTAGTATAATGGTTTATTATTTTTATGGAAAACTTCAATCTCATTTTGATTGGATGGATGTATTAACAACAGGTATTTATTTTTCTGGAATGTATCAAATGTCTATGAAAAAAGTAGAAAATTGGATATTTTGGATGATTGGAAACGTCATTTCTGTTCCTATTTATTTTTTGAAAGGTTTTATATTAACAAGTATTTTATTTATCATTCTTTTTTTATTAGCTATAGGAGGTTTTTTCATTTGGAAAAAAAAAGCAATTAATTTATTATAA
- a CDS encoding 4'-phosphopantetheinyl transferase family protein encodes MDSYPYKFYKFHTKIIVFKWDKWQFFFKKTFLEKLIFSDKDKMFFFSLSEKRKKEFLGIRYALRYIIGIKMNIFYNEKRKPFIFSKGKHISLSHSFERIAIAISSYKIGIDIEKLRKDNKIIKIKKKFLREDESIFIKKNYEKDYLHIIWGIKESLYKLEGGIYNSFLDRYKVSPFFLKKDYCISCWIIKKTYCKIFYAFYRKIEEHYLVYIIDK; translated from the coding sequence ATGGATTCATATCCCTATAAATTTTATAAATTTCATACAAAAATTATAGTTTTTAAATGGGATAAATGGCAATTTTTTTTTAAAAAAACGTTTTTAGAAAAACTAATTTTTTCCGATAAAGATAAAATGTTTTTTTTTTCTTTATCGGAAAAACGCAAAAAAGAATTTTTAGGAATACGTTATGCATTGAGATATATAATAGGAATAAAAATGAATATTTTTTATAATGAAAAAAGAAAACCATTTATTTTTTCTAAAGGAAAACATATTTCATTAAGTCATTCTTTTGAAAGGATCGCTATAGCTATAAGTTCTTATAAAATAGGTATCGATATAGAAAAATTACGAAAAGATAACAAAATAATTAAAATAAAGAAAAAATTTCTTAGAGAAGATGAATCTATTTTTATTAAAAAAAATTATGAAAAAGATTATTTGCATATTATATGGGGAATTAAAGAAAGTTTATATAAACTAGAAGGAGGTATATATAATAGTTTTTTAGATCGTTATAAAGTTTCTCCTTTTTTCCTTAAAAAAGATTATTGTATATCATGTTGGATAATAAAAAAAACTTATTGTAAGATATTTTATGCTTTTTATAGAAAAATAGAAGAACATTACTTAGTTTATATTATAGATAAATGA
- a CDS encoding Mrp/NBP35 family ATP-binding protein: MKKEIEKALKNVILMNKKNIIESGFVKKIDLLNNKIVIYLILDNPAMHFKNELIKNIKNSIKSINILYTICFKIEMKSESSINIKPVIKNIIAIASGKGGVGKSTIATNIAVSLKEMGFHVGLLDADIYGPSIPLMFNIEKKNINTITHKNGIINPIISYGVKILSIGFFLKYGEAIVWRGPMVTKVLRQFIHETYWGELDFLIVDLPPGTGDIHLSILQEITLQGIVIVSTSQKIALSDVNRSVGMFRMKSIYVPIIGIIENMSFFFTKKEKEKYYFFGKNGVKNFSKKSNIFFLGEIPMLQEIRKYSDLGIPIVLKNDIIKNMFINITKNIINQINQLYIKN; this comes from the coding sequence ATGAAAAAAGAAATTGAAAAAGCATTAAAAAATGTTATTCTTATGAATAAGAAAAATATTATTGAATCTGGTTTTGTAAAAAAAATAGATTTATTAAATAATAAAATAGTAATCTATTTGATATTAGATAATCCAGCTATGCATTTCAAAAATGAACTAATAAAAAATATAAAAAATTCTATAAAAAGTATAAATATATTATATACAATATGTTTCAAAATAGAAATGAAATCAGAATCATCTATCAATATAAAACCTGTTATAAAAAATATAATAGCTATAGCTTCTGGAAAGGGTGGAGTAGGAAAATCTACAATAGCAACTAATATTGCTGTTTCTTTAAAAGAAATGGGATTTCATGTTGGATTATTAGATGCTGATATATATGGTCCTTCTATACCATTAATGTTTAATATTGAAAAAAAAAATATTAATACCATAACACATAAAAATGGTATCATAAATCCTATTATTAGTTATGGAGTAAAAATTTTATCTATAGGTTTTTTTTTAAAATATGGAGAAGCTATTGTTTGGAGAGGTCCAATGGTTACTAAAGTTTTGAGACAATTTATTCATGAAACTTATTGGGGAGAGTTAGATTTTTTAATTGTAGATTTACCACCAGGAACAGGTGATATTCATTTATCTATTTTGCAAGAAATTACATTACAAGGAATTGTTATAGTTAGTACATCTCAAAAAATAGCATTATCTGATGTAAATAGATCAGTTGGAATGTTTCGTATGAAATCTATTTATGTTCCAATTATTGGAATTATAGAAAATATGTCATTTTTTTTTACAAAAAAAGAAAAAGAAAAATACTATTTTTTTGGGAAAAATGGAGTAAAAAATTTTTCCAAAAAAAGTAATATATTCTTTCTTGGAGAAATACCTATGTTACAAGAAATACGAAAATATTCAGATTTAGGAATTCCTATTGTTTTAAAAAATGATATAATTAAAAATATGTTTATAAATATTACAAAAAATATCATCAATCAAATCAATCAATTGTACATAAAAAATTAA
- a CDS encoding purine-nucleoside phosphorylase, translated as MSMNMILEKSKKYIQNKIKEKPDFGILLLENQFDKLIEEIQNPICIFYEEIPIFSKKKLYGKFLFGKIEGKNVVFLIEHFSEKKDNRINYFTIILCKNIGIDKLILINISGGVNPNYKMGDVMLIKDHINLFPEIPNDFLKNRFFEITKPYDQNMLEIAENIAMNHNIIIQKGVYVAFPYFYYKTYAEYAMIQSIGGDSVGRNIVKDVITARCMNLRVFAISIIVMGLSKYNIQNHEDYKNTFFHENKKSISLLILIIKDFIKLCL; from the coding sequence ATGTCAATGAATATGATTTTAGAAAAATCAAAAAAATACATACAAAATAAAATTAAAGAAAAACCTGATTTTGGAATTTTATTATTAGAAAATCAATTTGATAAATTGATAGAAGAAATTCAAAATCCTATATGTATTTTTTATGAAGAAATACCCATTTTTTCGAAAAAAAAATTATATGGAAAATTTTTATTTGGTAAAATAGAAGGTAAAAATGTAGTATTTTTAATAGAACATTTTTCTGAAAAAAAAGATAATAGAATCAACTATTTTACTATTATTTTATGTAAAAATATAGGTATTGATAAATTAATATTGATTAATATTTCTGGAGGAGTTAACCCAAATTATAAAATGGGAGATGTTATGTTGATTAAAGATCATATAAATTTATTTCCAGAAATTCCTAATGATTTTCTAAAAAATAGATTTTTTGAAATAACAAAGCCATATGATCAAAATATGTTAGAAATTGCAGAAAATATAGCTATGAATCATAACATAATTATACAAAAAGGAGTTTATGTAGCTTTTCCCTACTTTTATTATAAAACTTATGCAGAATATGCTATGATACAATCTATAGGTGGAGATAGTGTTGGAAGGAATATAGTAAAAGACGTAATAACTGCTAGATGTATGAATCTACGAGTTTTTGCCATTTCTATTATTGTTATGGGATTATCTAAATATAATATTCAAAATCATGAAGATTATAAAAATACATTTTTTCATGAAAATAAAAAATCTATATCTCTTTTAATATTAATAATAAAAGACTTTATCAAACTTTGTTTATAA
- the murB gene encoding UDP-N-acetylmuramate dehydrogenase — translation MYLYNIIRMLIKQNFSLKKLNTFGINIYARYFVEVKSIKDIKKIFDIYPSITKLFLGNGSNILFLKNYYPGLVMKIGIKGKKIIHENNYTVIIQAYAGENWNEFVKWTIQKGFSGLENLLFIPGTVGAAPIQNIGAYGVEIKDTLLKVQAYEINNKKIIEFTREECKFQYRYSFFKDTHNKNKFIILSVYFFLKKYKKLNTSYVEIKNELKNMNIKKPTIHDFSKALFKIRNRKIPNTKKIGNAGSFFINPTVNIFDFQKIKNKYPDIIGYNISNNKIKLSASSLIENAGWKGKKIGNVGVYDKHPIILVNYGKANGIDIYYLSKKITKDIKKKFNIPLSIEVNIIR, via the coding sequence ATGTATTTATACAATATTATTCGTATGTTAATTAAACAAAATTTTTCTCTCAAAAAATTGAATACATTTGGAATAAATATTTATGCTCGTTATTTTGTAGAAGTGAAAAGTATCAAAGATATTAAAAAAATTTTTGATATATATCCATCTATTACAAAACTTTTCTTAGGAAATGGAAGTAATATTCTTTTTTTAAAAAATTATTATCCAGGATTAGTTATGAAAATAGGAATAAAAGGTAAAAAAATAATACATGAAAATAATTATACAGTTATTATTCAAGCTTACGCTGGGGAAAATTGGAATGAATTTGTTAAATGGACCATACAAAAAGGATTTAGTGGATTAGAAAATTTATTATTTATTCCTGGAACAGTTGGAGCTGCGCCTATTCAAAATATTGGAGCTTATGGAGTAGAAATAAAAGATACTTTATTAAAAGTACAAGCATATGAAATAAATAATAAAAAAATAATAGAATTTACACGTGAAGAATGTAAATTTCAATATCGTTATTCCTTTTTCAAGGATACTCATAATAAAAATAAATTTATAATTTTATCTGTTTATTTTTTTTTAAAAAAATATAAAAAATTGAATACATCCTATGTAGAAATTAAAAATGAATTAAAAAATATGAATATTAAAAAACCGACTATTCATGATTTCAGTAAAGCTCTTTTTAAAATAAGAAATCGTAAAATTCCAAATACAAAAAAAATTGGAAATGCTGGTAGTTTTTTTATTAATCCTACAGTAAATATTTTTGATTTTCAAAAAATCAAAAATAAATATCCCGATATTATTGGATATAATATTTCTAATAATAAAATCAAACTATCTGCTAGCTCATTAATTGAAAATGCAGGATGGAAAGGGAAAAAAATTGGAAATGTAGGAGTATATGATAAACATCCTATTATTTTAGTAAACTATGGAAAAGCTAATGGAATAGATATATATTATTTATCAAAAAAAATAACAAAAGACATAAAAAAAAAATTTAATATTCCTTTATCAATAGAAGTAAATATCATACGATAA
- a CDS encoding YtxH domain-containing protein, whose product MKRGGNFFWGFLIGTMAGLVMGIMFIPRKEEKIKNILGEKKEELKDNFQEISKKIGKKVDQIKSNFEKMWKKNKIDKEKIDQIEDELGT is encoded by the coding sequence ATGAAAAGAGGAGGAAATTTTTTTTGGGGTTTTTTGATAGGTACCATGGCTGGTTTAGTAATGGGAATTATGTTCATTCCAAGAAAAGAGGAAAAAATAAAAAATATACTAGGGGAAAAAAAAGAAGAATTAAAAGATAATTTTCAAGAAATTAGTAAAAAAATTGGTAAAAAAGTAGATCAAATAAAATCTAATTTTGAAAAAATGTGGAAAAAAAATAAAATAGATAAGGAAAAAATAGATCAAATAGAAGATGAATTAGGTACTTAA
- the rlmB gene encoding 23S rRNA (guanosine(2251)-2'-O)-methyltransferase RlmB yields the protein MKKVEIVYGIHPLIEAIKSKKIINKLFFQKGLKQGSNAYKKLINISKKENIPIQIVSKQKFFQLKNKNHQGVFALLSPIKTYQIEDLLPIFYERKINPLLVILDRITDVRNFGSIIRTSACVGANAIIIPKKSTAMIGSDSIKTSSGALFKVPICQEKNIQNTITFLINYGLKIVSATEKSNIYWYNIDLSGPLALILGNEEKGISPKNLKISCEKIKIPVIKGISSLNVSVACGIILYEVLRQRKYKSKIHI from the coding sequence ATGAAAAAAGTAGAAATTGTTTATGGAATACATCCTTTAATAGAAGCTATTAAATCTAAAAAAATTATTAATAAACTTTTTTTTCAAAAAGGATTAAAACAAGGATCTAATGCTTATAAAAAATTAATAAATATTTCTAAAAAAGAAAATATTCCCATTCAAATAGTTTCAAAACAAAAATTTTTTCAATTAAAAAATAAAAATCATCAAGGAGTTTTTGCTTTACTTTCTCCTATAAAAACTTATCAAATAGAAGATTTACTTCCTATATTTTATGAAAGAAAAATAAATCCACTTTTGGTAATTTTAGATCGAATTACAGATGTAAGAAATTTTGGATCCATAATACGTACTTCTGCATGTGTTGGAGCAAATGCTATTATTATTCCAAAAAAATCGACAGCAATGATTGGATCTGATTCTATTAAAACTTCTTCAGGTGCTTTATTTAAAGTTCCAATATGTCAAGAAAAAAATATTCAAAATACTATAACGTTTTTAATAAATTATGGATTAAAAATTGTATCTGCTACGGAAAAATCCAATATATATTGGTATAATATTGATCTTTCAGGACCATTAGCTTTAATATTAGGAAATGAAGAAAAAGGTATTTCTCCAAAAAATTTAAAAATTTCCTGTGAAAAAATAAAAATTCCAGTAATAAAAGGAATTTCGTCTTTAAATGTATCTGTAGCATGTGGAATTATTTTATATGAAGTTTTACGACAAAGAAAATATAAGTCTAAAATTCATATTTAA